The proteins below come from a single Bacteroidota bacterium genomic window:
- a CDS encoding TetR/AcrR family transcriptional regulator, whose protein sequence is MQTERQIQIVESSIELIANKGIQGFTIKNLSKAIGISEPAIYRHFESKTEILITILNNFKEMGEMMSMMVVNNNDTAIEKIEFMFSKMIEIFIEQPAFVSVIFSEEIFKNEEILINKIIEIFNLHQANIEKIIEIGQQEKNIRIDIDKSSLALIFMGSFRLLVKRWELNNHNFNLKKEGEKLINSFKLMV, encoded by the coding sequence ATGCAGACAGAAAGACAAATACAAATAGTAGAAAGTTCCATAGAGTTAATTGCTAATAAAGGAATACAAGGATTTACTATAAAAAATCTTTCAAAAGCAATTGGTATTTCTGAGCCTGCAATTTATCGGCATTTTGAAAGCAAAACTGAGATATTAATTACCATTTTAAATAATTTTAAAGAAATGGGTGAAATGATGTCAATGATGGTTGTAAATAATAATGATACTGCAATTGAGAAAATAGAATTTATGTTTTCTAAAATGATTGAAATTTTTATTGAACAACCTGCATTTGTTTCTGTGATATTTTCAGAAGAAATATTTAAAAACGAAGAAATATTAATAAATAAAATTATTGAGATATTCAATTTACATCAAGCAAACATTGAAAAAATTATAGAAATAGGACAACAAGAAAAAAATATAAGAATAGATATTGACAAGAGCAGTTTGGCTCTTATTTTTATGGGCTCATTTCGTTTGTTAGTAAAACGATGGGAATTAAATAATCATAATTTTAATTTAAAAAAAGAAGGAGAGAAATTAATCAACTCTTTTAAATTAATGGTATAA
- a CDS encoding MMPL family transporter, with protein MENTLKKFLKAPWVIMVLAIVLSAFFFMQMKKNSRMETDLDKYMPQEHPAFVFSNQAEDWFGINDGIIVAIENEKGIFNTETLDTLKQLTKRLQKMDEIEKADVTSLYTADNIVGSDVGMDVKRFYKRVPKSEEKLKELQQNVENNEMIYGRLVSTDETVTVVIAEIQDDVFTQKFYQEILRLVKSYETENIKLHVAGRPIVEGTMALLGPSDMKKMVPIVLIVIILVLFFMLRSVKSTLLTMFVVFFSTLWAFGAMAVIGIPIYAVSTMMPVMLIAIGVADGIHLYSHLQLYLRENLNATKKEATIDMIANMWKPVVMTSVTTAIGFISLLTSEVYPIKYFGIFTAFGVLMAMVFSLVLIPAGIMIFGLPKVRKTKNTSENSKSTVANVFAKWLINHKSISIFVTIIIIAISIVGMQKIWINSSFLDKFESDSDIVLTDKFINEHFGGTTSLNLILDANGEKDAFKSPDVLKLVNKMQHKVQNDLAVVGNSFSLTDYINRMNKVMNADDEKFNTIPDSKDMIAQYLLLYEMSGDPENLNKVVNYDYEKLNVTFQLKSDNSKALNSALAIINNFEDDFKKYGISLKYAGSGYKGLIFTDLILEGQILSLILSLIIIIVLISLMFKNIKIGFIASVPIFITAGISFGVMGFLNIPLSTTTAILSSIAIGIGIDYAVHFIEQYRKNARITTDKRIIAEKTMSHSGRAITFNAIVVISGFLVLLFSVFPPNRKLGALVSLNMFTSFVGTITIMLVLLSISNVYLKKK; from the coding sequence ATGGAAAACACATTAAAGAAATTTTTAAAAGCACCATGGGTAATAATGGTTTTAGCGATTGTATTAAGTGCATTCTTTTTTATGCAAATGAAGAAAAATTCAAGGATGGAAACAGATTTGGATAAGTATATGCCACAAGAACATCCTGCATTTGTATTTAGCAATCAAGCAGAAGATTGGTTTGGGATAAATGACGGAATAATTGTAGCCATAGAAAATGAAAAAGGTATTTTTAATACAGAAACACTTGATACCTTAAAGCAACTTACTAAGCGTTTGCAAAAAATGGACGAGATTGAAAAAGCTGATGTTACATCGCTTTATACTGCTGATAATATTGTTGGTAGTGATGTAGGTATGGATGTTAAACGTTTCTACAAAAGGGTTCCAAAATCAGAAGAAAAATTAAAAGAATTGCAACAAAATGTTGAGAATAATGAAATGATTTACGGACGTTTAGTTTCTACTGACGAAACTGTTACTGTTGTAATTGCAGAGATACAAGATGATGTGTTTACTCAGAAATTTTATCAGGAAATTCTTAGACTTGTTAAGTCTTATGAAACAGAAAATATAAAATTGCATGTTGCAGGTCGGCCAATAGTAGAAGGTACAATGGCTCTTTTGGGACCTTCTGATATGAAAAAAATGGTTCCCATTGTTTTAATTGTAATCATTTTGGTTCTGTTTTTTATGTTGCGTAGTGTAAAGAGTACTTTGCTAACTATGTTTGTTGTATTTTTTAGCACACTTTGGGCATTTGGTGCAATGGCAGTTATCGGAATTCCTATTTATGCAGTTTCTACAATGATGCCTGTAATGCTTATTGCTATTGGTGTTGCTGATGGGATACATTTATACAGTCACTTGCAATTATATTTACGTGAAAATTTAAATGCAACAAAAAAAGAAGCAACTATTGACATGATTGCGAATATGTGGAAACCTGTGGTTATGACATCAGTAACTACGGCAATAGGTTTTATTTCATTACTTACATCAGAAGTTTATCCGATAAAATATTTTGGAATTTTTACCGCTTTTGGTGTTCTAATGGCAATGGTGTTTTCTTTGGTATTAATTCCTGCAGGTATTATGATTTTTGGTTTGCCAAAAGTTAGAAAAACAAAAAACACATCTGAAAATTCAAAAAGTACAGTTGCAAATGTTTTTGCAAAATGGCTGATAAATCACAAAAGCATTTCAATTTTTGTAACAATAATAATTATTGCAATTTCGATTGTAGGAATGCAAAAAATATGGATTAACTCAAGTTTCCTTGATAAATTTGAAAGTGATAGCGATATTGTATTAACTGATAAATTTATTAATGAACATTTTGGAGGAACAACTTCTTTAAACCTGATTCTTGATGCCAATGGCGAAAAGGATGCATTTAAAAGTCCTGATGTTCTTAAATTGGTAAATAAAATGCAACACAAAGTGCAGAATGATTTGGCAGTGGTAGGTAATTCATTTTCGTTAACTGACTACATTAATAGGATGAATAAAGTGATGAATGCCGATGACGAAAAATTTAACACTATACCAGATAGTAAGGATATGATTGCACAGTATTTATTGCTTTACGAAATGTCGGGTGATCCTGAAAATCTAAACAAAGTAGTGAATTACGATTACGAAAAACTCAATGTTACTTTTCAACTTAAAAGTGATAATTCAAAGGCTTTAAATTCTGCACTTGCCATTATAAATAATTTTGAAGATGACTTTAAAAAATACGGAATTAGCCTTAAATATGCTGGTAGTGGATATAAAGGTCTGATATTTACTGACCTGATTTTGGAAGGACAAATATTGAGTTTAATACTTTCTCTGATAATAATCATAGTGCTAATATCACTAATGTTTAAGAATATAAAAATAGGGTTTATTGCTTCTGTTCCGATTTTTATAACAGCAGGAATTAGTTTTGGAGTTATGGGGTTTTTAAATATTCCATTAAGTACTACAACAGCTATATTATCAAGTATTGCAATAGGAATAGGTATTGATTATGCAGTTCATTTTATTGAACAATACAGAAAGAATGCTCGAATAACTACCGATAAAAGAATAATAGCAGAGAAAACAATGTCACACTCCGGTCGTGCAATTACTTTTAATGCAATAGTTGTAATATCCGGCTTTTTAGTGCTTCTGTTTTCGGTTTTTCCACCAAACAGAAAGTTAGGAGCATTGGTATCATTAAATATGTTTACAAGTTTTGTGGGAACAATTAC